A portion of the Bradysia coprophila strain Holo2 unplaced genomic scaffold, BU_Bcop_v1 contig_297, whole genome shotgun sequence genome contains these proteins:
- the LOC119078906 gene encoding piggyBac transposable element-derived protein 4-like, with the protein MTTEDDFYGFSDQGNDIFDECSSDEEHHESICLDSSDEEDTDTEDAMSDWSDLNDSETSDDDTKETSKDGTKWAKVPYKSTNLNYKNTFSNISAHQVNLPPDAVIKNPEDAFFLYFNDFIITEIVKYTNIEAENHTENWKPVDVIEMRAFFGLLLTAGHLKQNNTNYITLWSVKYGSPIFRATMSLVRFKLLLRFIRFDDKATRSIRRATDKLAPIRDIFEECNKMFAKFYIPGHFLTVDEQMIGWRGRCPFMQFMPKKPDKYGMKMFWICDAKTAYPLSAIPYLGKEGNERAKAGLGERIVLKLCEPYFQSNRHVTYDNFFGSLDLAKTLLNNKLTSLTTVKKNKRFVPASFQPNKLRTIHSSIFGFKKKATLVSYVPKRSKAVILLSTMHSSVDIVDTEHKKPKMILDYNNTKGGVDTFDQMIHEYSSKRKTNRWPLSYFFNLMDASALAAYNIWITTNHSWKTQVADRRCQFLKTLCENLVTPLIARRMKNLVGVCLETKAAMDLFLPSAINNDKPKLGSEEPKTNEKSKPEGSGQKRRCRFCPYSIGRRQKQQCGRCEVNVCNSHCTKTIICQKCLN; encoded by the coding sequence ATGACCACCGAGGACGATTTCTACGGTTTTAGTGACCAAGGAAATGATATATTTGATGAATGTTCATCAGACGAAGAACACCACGAAAGTATCTGTTTAGATTCGAGTGACGAAGAGGATACTGATACGGAGGATGCGATGAGTGATTGGTCAGATCTGAATGATTCAGAAACCAGTGATGATGACACTAAAGAAACGAGTAAAGATGGAACAAAATGGGCCAAAGTTCCGTACAAGTCAACAAACCTGAACTATAAGAATACGTTTTCGAATATATCTGCTCACCAGGTTAACTTACCGCCCGATGCTGTGATTAAGAACCCGGAAGATGCgtttttcttgtattttaatgatttcatTATAACTGAAATCGTAAAATATACAAACATCGAAGCTGAAAACCATACCGAAAATTGGAAACCTGTGGATGTTATCGAAATGCGAGCGTTTTTCGGATTGCTACTAACTGCTGGACACCTCAAACAGAACAACACGAACTACATAACTTTGTGGAGCGTTAAGTACGGGTCACCCATATTTCGTGCGACAATGAGCCTCGTCAGATTCAAATTACTTCTAAGATTTATCCGTTTCGATGACAAGGCGACCCGGTCAATTCGCAGAGCTACAGATAAACTGGCGCCGATACGGGATATATTTGAGGAATGTAACAAGATGTTCGCTAAGTTCTATATTCCAGGACATTTTTTGACAGTTGATGAGCAGATGATTGGTTGGCGAGGAAGGTGTCCATTTATGCAATTCATGCCAAAGAAACCTGATAAATATggcatgaaaatgttttggatATGCGATGCTAAAACAGCGTATCCGTTGAGCGCGATACCGTACCTTGGTAAAGAAGGAAATGAAAGAGCAAAAGCTGGACTCGGTGAAcgaattgttttgaaattgtgCGAGCCATATTTTCAATCTAACAGACACGTTACGTACGACAACTTTTTTGGATCGTTGGACCTGGCTAAAACTCTACTAAACAACAAACTGACATCGCTCACCAccgtgaaaaaaaataaaagattcgTGCCGGCATCATTTCAACCTAACAAACTCCGCACAATTCATTCGTCGATTTTTGGTTTCAAGAAAAAGGCAACTTTAGTCTCGTATGTGCCGAAGCGCAGCAAAGCTGTGATTTTATTGTCGACTATGCACAGTTCAGTGGATATCGTTGATACTGAACACAAGAaaccaaaaatgattttggacTACAACAACACCAAAGGCGGTGTTGATACGTTCGACCAAATGATTCACGAGTATTCGTCTAAACGAAAGACAAATCGTTGGCCGCTTTCTTACTTCTTCAACCTAATGGACGCTTCAGCACTCGCTGCCTATAACATTTGGATTACAACCAACCACTCCTGGAAGACCCAAGTCGCCGACAGACGATGCCAATTTCTCAAAACTTTGTGCGAGAATTTGGTCACTCCACTAATTGCTAGAAGAATGAAGAATTTGGTTGGCGTTTGCTTGGAGACAAAGGCTGCAATGGATCTGTTCTTACCATCTGCTATCAACAACGACAAACCCAAACTCGGATCAGAAGaaccaaaaacaaatgaaaaatccaAACCGGAGGGGAGTGGGCAAAAGCGACGATGCAGATTCTGCCCATATTCCATTGGACGAAGACAAAAACAACAATGTGGTCGCTGTGAGGTTAATGTTTGCAACTCGCACTGtacaaaaacaattatttgtcAAAAgtgtttaaattaa